From Coffea arabica cultivar ET-39 chromosome 10e, Coffea Arabica ET-39 HiFi, whole genome shotgun sequence, one genomic window encodes:
- the LOC113711931 gene encoding eukaryotic initiation factor 4A-3: MAASGSVVPANRTRRGPALDAGDESLVFETTRGVEPIMTFDAMGIKDDLLRGIYQYGFEKPSAIQQRAVVPIISGRDVIAQAQSGTGKTSMIGLTVCQVVDTKSSEVQALILSPTRELAAQTEQVIQAIGEFINVQVHACIGGKSVGEDIRKLEHGVHVVSGTPGRVCDMIKRRTLRTRAIKLLILDESDEMLSRGFKDQIYDVYRYLPPELQVVLISATLPNEILEITSKFMTDPVRILVKRDELTLEGIKQFFVAVEKEDWKFDTLCDLYDTLTITQAVIFCNTKRKVDWLSAKMIENNFTVSSMHGDMPQKERDEIMKHFREGNTRVLITTDVWARGLDVQQVSLVINYDLPNNRELYIHRIGRSGRFGRKGVAINFVKSDDIKILRDIEQYYSTQIDEMPMNVADLI; this comes from the exons ATGGCTGCATCGGGTTCGGTGGTGCCGGCAAACAGGACCCGTCGAGGTCCGGCGCTTGACGCCGGCGATGAGTCGCTGGTGTTCGAGACGACCAGGGGTGTGGAGCCCATCATGACCTTTGACGCAATGGGCATAAAAGATGACTTGTTGAGAGGGATTTATCAATACGGCTTCGAGAAACCCTCCGCTATTCAACAAAGAGCTGTGGTTCCAATTATATCTGGCCGTGATGTCATCGCTCAGGCTCAATCCGGAACTGGGAAAACCTCAATGATTGGCCTAACCGTCTGCCAAGTCGTTGACACCAAATCTTCTGA GGTGCAAGCCTTGATATTATCACCCACAAGGGAATTGGCAGCACAGACAGAGCAAGTGATACAAGCAATTGGTGAATTCATAAATGTACAGGTGCACGCATGTATTGGAGGCAAGAGTGTGGGAGAGGATATTAGGAAGCTAGAACATGGGGTTCATGTGGTGTCTGGGACGCCTGGcagagtttgtgatatgataaaaagaaGAACACTCCGAACAAGGGCTATTAAGTTGTTGATTCTT GATGAATCAGATGAGATGTTGAGCCGTGGGTTTAAGGATCaaatttatgatgtttacagaTATCTTCCTCCAGAACTTCAG GTCGTATTGATTTCTGCTACCCTTCCGAATGAGATTTTGGAGATAACGAGTAAATTTATGACAGACCCTGTTCGGATCCTTGTGAAACGTGATGAATTGACTCTGGAG GGGATCAAACAATTCTTTGTTGCTGTGGAAAAAGAAGACTGGAAATTTGATACCCTATGTGATCTTTATGATACCCTAACCATCACCCAGGCTGTTATTTTCTGCAATACAAAGAGGAAG GTTGATTGGCTAAGTGCAAAAATGATAGAGAATAATTTCACGGTCTCGTCTATGCATGGAGATATGCCTCAGAAGGAGCGAGACGAAATTATGAAACATTTCCGAGAGGGTAATACTCGTGTTCTTATCACAACTGATGTTTGGGCAAGGGGCCTTGACGTTCAACAG GTGTCCCTAGTGATTAATTATGACCTTCCCAACAATCGAGAACTTTACATCCATCGGATCGGTCGGTCTGGTCGTTTTGGGAGAAAG GGTGTTGCAATAAATTTCGTTAAGAGTGATGACATCAAGATTTTAAGAGATATTGAGCAGTACTACAGTACCCAAATTGATGAAATGCCAATGAATGTAGCCGATCTCATTTAA